Proteins encoded by one window of Sporichthya brevicatena:
- a CDS encoding long-chain-acyl-CoA synthetase, whose protein sequence is MSANADLISGREFYLRLIRKLSHRGVLPALIKLQRLSDSEQDSMGALLERRAAETPTQVGLRFEDEVYTWAEINEWSNRCAHALKAVGVGKGDVVAIFLTNRSAYIPVAMGALKLGAIGALVNTGLQGDVLANSLRRAAPKVLVVGEELLPSLRTIPETELPAQCFLAEEAGSTPLPAGFTSLTAATESAASTNLPETAAVSFGDPAFYVYTSGTTGMPKCAINKHRRLFMGGLFAGKALREIGPDDVIYCPLPMYHVTALMGGWFACLFTGATFALARGFSASNFWNDIRKHDATGFNYVGEMARYLWNQPPSPDDRNHRVTNMMGAGLRHEIWDDFKKRFGIDAVYEVYGGSESPAGFVNLFNFDRTCGWSPRGMRVAAWDHEKDDIVRDANGRGIALKPGGRGVLLQQISAHQQFDGYTDPEATQSKILHDVFKPGDRWFNSGDLVLNQGHGHIQFVDRLGDTFRWHAENVATTEVEGVINGFAGIEEAIVYGVEVPGMEGRAGMARLVVEDPTNFDLTGLARHMRAGLPDYAVPRFLRLTNSESDVTGTFRYKKSDLKDEGFRPSGGDRVVLVAPGSDPQDLTDDVEARIRSGEIRL, encoded by the coding sequence ATGAGCGCGAACGCCGACCTGATCTCGGGCCGAGAGTTCTACCTGCGCCTGATCCGCAAGCTCTCCCACCGCGGCGTCCTCCCGGCCCTGATCAAACTCCAGCGCCTCTCGGACTCCGAGCAGGACTCGATGGGCGCGCTCCTCGAGCGCCGGGCCGCCGAGACCCCGACCCAGGTCGGGCTCCGGTTCGAGGACGAGGTCTACACCTGGGCCGAGATCAACGAGTGGTCCAACCGGTGCGCGCACGCGCTCAAAGCGGTCGGCGTCGGCAAGGGTGACGTCGTCGCCATCTTTCTGACGAACCGTTCGGCGTACATCCCGGTCGCGATGGGCGCACTGAAGCTCGGGGCGATCGGCGCGCTCGTCAACACCGGTCTCCAGGGCGACGTCCTGGCCAACAGCCTCCGGCGCGCGGCTCCGAAGGTACTCGTCGTCGGCGAGGAACTCCTGCCGAGCCTGCGCACGATCCCCGAGACCGAGTTGCCGGCCCAGTGCTTCCTCGCCGAGGAGGCCGGCTCCACCCCGCTCCCGGCGGGCTTCACGTCCCTGACCGCCGCCACGGAGTCGGCGGCGTCGACGAACCTGCCCGAGACCGCCGCCGTCTCGTTCGGCGACCCGGCGTTCTACGTCTACACCTCGGGCACGACCGGCATGCCGAAGTGCGCGATCAACAAGCACCGCCGGCTGTTCATGGGCGGTCTGTTCGCCGGCAAGGCGCTGCGCGAGATCGGTCCGGACGACGTCATCTACTGTCCGCTGCCGATGTACCACGTCACCGCGCTCATGGGCGGTTGGTTCGCGTGCCTGTTCACCGGCGCGACGTTCGCCCTCGCGCGCGGGTTCTCGGCCTCGAACTTCTGGAACGACATCCGCAAGCACGACGCGACCGGCTTCAACTACGTCGGCGAGATGGCGCGCTACCTGTGGAACCAGCCGCCCTCGCCGGACGACCGCAACCACCGCGTCACCAACATGATGGGCGCGGGCCTGCGGCACGAGATCTGGGACGACTTCAAAAAGCGCTTCGGCATCGACGCCGTGTACGAGGTCTACGGCGGCTCGGAGTCCCCGGCCGGCTTCGTCAACCTGTTCAACTTCGACCGCACCTGCGGGTGGTCGCCCCGCGGCATGAGGGTCGCGGCGTGGGACCACGAGAAGGACGACATCGTCCGCGACGCGAACGGCCGTGGGATCGCACTGAAGCCGGGTGGGCGCGGGGTCCTGCTCCAACAGATCTCCGCCCACCAGCAGTTCGACGGATACACCGACCCGGAGGCGACGCAGAGCAAGATCCTGCACGACGTCTTCAAACCCGGCGACCGCTGGTTCAACTCCGGTGACCTGGTGCTGAATCAGGGTCACGGCCACATCCAGTTCGTCGACCGCCTCGGCGACACGTTCCGCTGGCACGCCGAGAACGTCGCGACCACCGAGGTCGAGGGCGTGATCAACGGCTTCGCCGGCATCGAAGAGGCCATCGTCTACGGCGTCGAGGTGCCGGGCATGGAGGGCCGCGCGGGCATGGCGCGCCTCGTCGTGGAGGACCCGACGAACTTCGACCTCACCGGCCTCGCGCGGCACATGCGCGCCGGGCTGCCCGACTACGCGGTCCCGCGGTTCCTCCGCCTGACCAACTCCGAGAGCGACGTGACCGGGACGTTCCGCTACAAGAAGTCCGACCTCAAGGACGAGGGCTTCCGGCCGTCCGGCGGTGACCGCGTCGTGCTCGTCGCGCCGGGGTCGGACCCGCAGGACC